From Schistocerca americana isolate TAMUIC-IGC-003095 chromosome 9, iqSchAmer2.1, whole genome shotgun sequence, the proteins below share one genomic window:
- the LOC124551006 gene encoding cuticle protein 65-like → MKFLVSAIVLALAVSAFAEEQAADEKKQEKRGLLGLGYGGYGYGGYGHGLGYGLGYGHGLAYAAAPAVVAAPAVAKVAAPISYGYSHGLGYAAPAVVAAPAVAKVAYAAPAVSYAKVAAPAISYAAPALGYGYGYGHGLGYGGYGYAAPAIAKVGYAGLGYGYHGWH, encoded by the exons GTGTCCGCCATCGTCCTGGCCCTGGCCGTGAGTGCCTTCGCCGAAGAGCAGGCCGCCGACGAGAAGAAGCAGGAGAAGCGAGGCCTGCTGGGTCTGGGATACGGAGGCTACGGATACGGAGGCTACGGACACGGTCTGGGATACGGACTGGGATACGGCCACGGCCTCGCCTACGCCGCCGCCCCTGCCGTCGTCGCCGCCCCCGCAGTCGCCAAGGTCGCCGCCCCCATCAGCTACGGATACAGCCACGGCCTGGGATATGCCGCCCCCGCTGTGGTCGCAGCTCCAGCTGTCGCCAAG GTGGCCTACGCTGCCCCCGCAGTGAGCTACGCTAAGGTGGCCGCACCCGCCATCTCGTATGCTGCCCCCGCTCTGGGCTACGGATATGGATACGGCCACGGACTGGGATATGGAGGCTACGGATATGCCGCCCCCGCCATCGCCAAGGTCGGCTACGCAGGTCTGGGATACGGCTACCACGGATGGCATTAA